One part of the Arabidopsis thaliana chromosome 1 sequence genome encodes these proteins:
- the SPL8 gene encoding squamosa promoter binding protein-like 8 (squamosa promoter binding protein-like 8 (SPL8); CONTAINS InterPro DOMAIN/s: Transcription factor, SBP-box (InterPro:IPR004333); BEST Arabidopsis thaliana protein match is: squamosa promoter binding protein-like 2 (TAIR:AT5G43270.1); Has 35333 Blast hits to 34131 proteins in 2444 species: Archae - 798; Bacteria - 22429; Metazoa - 974; Fungi - 991; Plants - 531; Viruses - 0; Other Eukaryotes - 9610 (source: NCBI BLink).) yields MLDYEWDNPSSIVLSGDERNPDSDPTRSSFSFFDPISHYNNDHRHITISPPLLSSFSNQQQQHHLTLYGQTNSNNQFLHHHHHHHSLYGSTTTTTPYGASDPIYHPHSSAPPASLFSYDQTGPGSGSGSSYNFLIPKTEVDFTSNRIGLNLGGRTYFSAADDDFVSRLYRRSRPGESGMANSLSTPRCQAEGCNADLSHAKHYHRRHKVCEFHSKASTVVAAGLSQRFCQQCSRFVPPKVATFDLF; encoded by the coding sequence ATGTTGGACTACGAATGGGATAATCCTTCCTCCATCGTTCTCTCCGGAGATGAAAGAAACCCGGACTCTGACCCGACCCGGTCATCCTTCTCCTTTTTCGACCCCATCTCCCATTACAACAACGACCACCGTCACATCACCATTTCTCCTCCcctcctctcttccttctctaaccaacaacaacagcatCACCTCACCCTCTACGGTCAGACCAACAGCAACAACcagtttcttcatcatcaccatcaccaccactcctTGTACGggtccaccaccaccaccactccTTACGGCGCCTCCGATCCCATCTACCATCCCCACTCTTCCGCTCCGCCAGCCTCCTTGTTCTCCTACGACCAGACAGGACCGGGCTCGGGATCCGGATCTTCCTACAACTTCCTCATCCCCAAGACAGAAGTGGATTTCACGTCCAACAGGATCGGGCTGAACCTGGGAGGCCGTACGTACTTCTCAGCGGCGGACGACGACTTCGTGAGCAGGCTATACAGGAGGTCTCGACCAGGTGAGTCAGGGATGGCGAACTCGCTGAGCACGCCGCGGTGCCAAGCAGAGGGATGCAACGCGGATCTGAGCCACGCGAAACACTACCACAGAAGGCACAAAGTGTGCGAATTCCACTCAAAAGCATCGACGGTTGTAGCCGCCGGACTAAGCCAAAGGTTTTGCCAGCAATGCAGCAGGTTTGTGCCCCCTAAAGTTGCCACCTTTGAccttttttaa
- a CDS encoding Tetratricopeptide repeat (TPR)-like superfamily protein (Tetratricopeptide repeat (TPR)-like superfamily protein; INVOLVED IN: biological_process unknown; LOCATED IN: chloroplast; EXPRESSED IN: 11 plant structures; EXPRESSED DURING: 6 growth stages; CONTAINS InterPro DOMAIN/s: Pentatricopeptide repeat (InterPro:IPR002885); BEST Arabidopsis thaliana protein match is: Tetratricopeptide repeat (TPR)-like superfamily protein (TAIR:AT2G37230.1); Has 43508 Blast hits to 14040 proteins in 293 species: Archae - 4; Bacteria - 48; Metazoa - 396; Fungi - 632; Plants - 41173; Viruses - 0; Other Eukaryotes - 1255 (source: NCBI BLink).) yields MVSSVPKLHALFVSKSQPVLRAAKVTNEERSTKSKLARSLARAVNSNPWSDELESSLSSLHPSQTISRTTVLQTLRLIKVPADGLRFFDWVSNKGFSHKEQSFFLMLEFLGRARNLNVARNFLFSIERRSNGCVKLQDRYFNSLIRSYGNAGLFQESVKLFQTMKQMGISPSVLTFNSLLSILLKRGRTGMAHDLFDEMRRTYGVTPDSYTFNTLINGFCKNSMVDEAFRIFKDMELYHCNPDVVTYNTIIDGLCRAGKVKIAHNVLSGMLKKATDVHPNVVSYTTLVRGYCMKQEIDEAVLVFHDMLSRGLKPNAVTYNTLIKGLSEAHRYDEIKDILIGGNDAFTTFAPDACTFNILIKAHCDAGHLDAAMKVFQEMLNMKLHPDSASYSVLIRTLCMRNEFDRAETLFNELFEKEVLLGKDECKPLAAAYNPMFEYLCANGKTKQAEKVFRQLMKRGVQDPPSYKTLITGHCREGKFKPAYELLVLMLRREFVPDLETYELLIDGLLKIGEALLAHDTLQRMLRSSYLPVATTFHSVLAELAKRKFANESFCLVTLMLEKRIRQNIDLSTQVVRLLFSSAQKEKAFLIVRLLYDNGYLVKMEELLGYLCENRKLLDAHTLVLFCLEKSQMVDIDTCNTVIEGLCKHKRHSEAFSLYNELVELGNHQQLSCHVVLRNALEAAGKWEELQFVSKRMATLRESDDCSVLE; encoded by the coding sequence ATGGTATCTTCTGTACCTAAACTCCATGCTTTGTTTGTCTCCAAGTCTCAACCAGTTCTCCGAGCCGCCAAAGTTACCAATGAAGAAAGGTCCACCAAATCAAAACTCGCCAGGTCCTTGGCCCGTGCCGTGAACTCTAACCCGTGGTCGGACGAACTCGAGTCTTCACTATCATCTCTTCATCCGTCCCAAACCATCTCCAGAACCACCGTTCTCCAAACCCTGCGTCTCATCAAGGTCCCTGCGGATGGTCTCCGGTTCTTTGACTGGGTTTCCAACAAGGGGTTTTCTCACAAAGAGCAGTCTTTCTTCCTCATGTTAGAGTTCCTCGGTCGAGCTCGCAATCTCAATGTGGCTCGCAATTTCTTGTTCTCCATCGAGAGAAGGTCTAATGGCTGCGTCAAGCTCCAGGATCGCTACTTCAACAGCTTGATTAGGAGCTACGGGAACGCTGGGCTCTTCCAGGAGTCAGTGAAGCTGTTCCAGACCATGAAGCAGATGGGCATCTCCCCTTCCGTTCTTACCTTCAACAGTCTTCTCTCCATTTTGCTCAAGCGTGGCAGAACTGGAATGGCCCATGACTTGTTCGACGAAATGCGTCGTACCTACGGGGTTACCCCAGACTCCTATACTTTCAATACATTGATAAATGGGTTTTGTAAGAACTCCATGGTCGATGAAGCCTTTAGGATTTTTAAGGATATGGAGCTGTATCATTGCAATCCTGACGTTGTTACATATAACACGATCATCGATGGGTTATGCAGAGCCGGCAAGGTCAAGATTGCACATAATGTTTTGAGTGGAATGTTGAAGAAAGCAACCGATGTGCATCCCAACGTTGTTAGTTACACTACTCTGGTGCGAGGCTATTGTATGAAGCAGGAAATTGATGAAGCAGTGCTTGTGTTTCATGACATGCTGAGTAGAGGGCTGAAACCCAATGCTGTTACTTACAATACTCTGATCAAGGGGCTCTCTGAGGCTCACAGATATGATGAGATCAAAGATATCTTGATTGGAGGGAACGACGCATTTACCACTTTCGCTCCAGATGCCTGcacttttaatattttgatcaaaGCCCACTGCGATGCTGGTCATTTGGATGCAGCGATGAAGGTGTTCCAAGAAATGCTGAATATGAAGTTGCATCCTGATTCAGCTTCTTATAGTGTTTTGATTCGTACTCTGTGCATGAGAAACGAATTTGATAGAGCTGAGACATTGTTCAATGAGTTATTTGAGAAGGAAGTATTGTTAGGTAAGGATGAATGCAAGCCTCTCGCTGCAGCTTATAACCCAATGTTTGAATACTTATGTGCCAatgggaaaacaaaacaagcgGAGAAAGTTTTCAGGCAGCTGATGAAAAGAGGAGTGCAAGATCCGCCCTCTTACAAGACTTTGATAACGGGTCACTGCAGAGAAGGTAAATTCAAGCCTGCTTATGAGCTGTTGGTTCTAATGCTCAGGCGGGAATTTGTACCTGATCTTGAAACTTACGAGTTATTGATTGATGGACTGTTGAAGATAGGTGAAGCTCTTCTTGCTCACGATACCCTACAAAGGATGCTAAGGAGCTCTTATCTTCCTGTTGCAACCACTTTCCATTCTGTACTTGCAGAACTTGCGAAAAGGAAATTTGCTAACGAGTCTTTCTGCTTGGTAACGCTAATGTTGGAAAAACGAATAAGACAGAACATTGATCTTTCAACGCAGGTTGTCAGATTGCTTTTTAGTAGTGCACAGAAAGAGAAGGCATTTCTGATTGTTAGGTTGCTTTATGATAACGGGTATTTGGTTAAGATGGAGGAATTACTTGGTTACCTCTGCGAGAATAGAAAACTACTTGATGCACATAcacttgttctgttttgtctGGAAAAAAGTCAAATGGTAGATATCGACACATGCAACACGGTCATAGAAGGACTCTGTAAGCATAAGAGACACTCTGAAGCGTTTAGTTTGTACAATGAATTAGTAGAACTAGGAAACCACCAACAGCTTAGCTGCCACGTGGTTTTGAGGAATGCCTTAGAGGCTGCTGGAAAGTGGGAAGAACTTCAGTTTGTGTCAAAGAGGATGGCTACATTGAGAGAATCAGATGATTGCTCTGTATTAGAATGA
- the SPL8 gene encoding squamosa promoter binding protein-like 8 (squamosa promoter binding protein-like 8 (SPL8); CONTAINS InterPro DOMAIN/s: Transcription factor, SBP-box (InterPro:IPR004333); BEST Arabidopsis thaliana protein match is: squamosa promoter binding protein-like 2 (TAIR:AT5G43270.1); Has 903 Blast hits to 889 proteins in 57 species: Archae - 0; Bacteria - 2; Metazoa - 44; Fungi - 4; Plants - 841; Viruses - 0; Other Eukaryotes - 12 (source: NCBI BLink).), protein MLDYEWDNPSSIVLSGDERNPDSDPTRSSFSFFDPISHYNNDHRHITISPPLLSSFSNQQQQHHLTLYGQTNSNNQFLHHHHHHHSLYGSTTTTTPYGASDPIYHPHSSAPPASLFSYDQTGPGSGSGSSYNFLIPKTEVDFTSNRIGLNLGGRTYFSAADDDFVSRLYRRSRPGESGMANSLSTPRCQAEGCNADLSHAKHYHRRHKVCEFHSKASTVVAAGLSQRFCQQCSRFHLLSEFDNGKRSCRKRLADHNRRRRKCHQSASATQDTGTGKTTPKSPNDSGVKASSSPSSNAPPTISLECFRQRQFQTTASSSTSASSSSNSMFFSSG, encoded by the exons ATGTTGGACTACGAATGGGATAATCCTTCCTCCATCGTTCTCTCCGGAGATGAAAGAAACCCGGACTCTGACCCGACCCGGTCATCCTTCTCCTTTTTCGACCCCATCTCCCATTACAACAACGACCACCGTCACATCACCATTTCTCCTCCcctcctctcttccttctctaaccaacaacaacagcatCACCTCACCCTCTACGGTCAGACCAACAGCAACAACcagtttcttcatcatcaccatcaccaccactcctTGTACGggtccaccaccaccaccactccTTACGGCGCCTCCGATCCCATCTACCATCCCCACTCTTCCGCTCCGCCAGCCTCCTTGTTCTCCTACGACCAGACAGGACCGGGCTCGGGATCCGGATCTTCCTACAACTTCCTCATCCCCAAGACAGAAGTGGATTTCACGTCCAACAGGATCGGGCTGAACCTGGGAGGCCGTACGTACTTCTCAGCGGCGGACGACGACTTCGTGAGCAGGCTATACAGGAGGTCTCGACCAGGTGAGTCAGGGATGGCGAACTCGCTGAGCACGCCGCGGTGCCAAGCAGAGGGATGCAACGCGGATCTGAGCCACGCGAAACACTACCACAGAAGGCACAAAGTGTGCGAATTCCACTCAAAAGCATCGACGGTTGTAGCCGCCGGACTAAGCCAAAGGTTTTGCCAGCAATGCAGCAG GTTCCATTTGCTGTCGGAATTCGACAACGGGAAACGGAGCTGCCGTAAGCGACTTGCTGACCATAACCGCCGCCGCCGTAAATGTCACCAATCAGCCTCCGCCACCCAAGACACCGGCACCGGCAAGACTACTCCAA AGTCACCGAACGATTCGGGTGTTAAAGCGTCATCGTCACCGTCGTCCAACGCGCCGCCTACGATATCACTGGAGTGCTTCCGGCAAAGGCAGTTCCAAACGACAGCGTCTTCATCCACGTCAGCGTCTTCGTCTTCAAATTCAATGTTTTTCTCCAGCGGATAG